The following proteins are encoded in a genomic region of Magnolia sinica isolate HGM2019 chromosome 1, MsV1, whole genome shotgun sequence:
- the LOC131220682 gene encoding uncharacterized protein LOC131220682, producing the protein MEDEQDGLDRAVGSAVVSLAPFSPSKSQSPRRISSRFKHPTRPIPAQRQLTWFSLQGRLIGVQEATSARNVGNNLSRGEAVAWELFSPMHRVLIVAVVAVATADLKKTRQIFQLRRSVELRDQVLSTMQQKLDDLCEQMNSMKDQADTGTDRLLLKNNGNDCGATELCSCGCQIHKLNHESPVPKPNWNPLIESKKSTSEKESSRDEIFKVPNVNATEQEERRMSDLSDWCSSVTSSADIQLNTLAIEHDIYNLQKACEEKDATIKELAAIACASDTAGSEDCPSFFLAFTVTEYSLLDVVSVFCGSQRISELEDIIRRKNMIISKVKKDMMVLEQKVLHLTRLRRPSFSASNSNNMQPPVMAQNLLYDMDSSTSPSSSDSDCPVNARGRRGSIDHENQNIRCEDDLPARKTQLPPSERTPIPLPKSTNGHLKQRAVSPLKENSMNQGAYTTMGLRPRQLASSVADSKRTRRRTQSSSKDTAPQKRWV; encoded by the exons atggaagACGAGCAAGACGGCCTGGATCGCGCCGTCGGCTCGGCTGTGGTCTCCCTCGCTCCCTTCTCTCCTTCCAAATCTCAATCCCCCCGCCGGATCTCGAGCCGCTTCAAGCATCCGACCCGTCCAATCCCCGCACAGCGCCAGCTGACGTGGTTCTCCCTCCAAGGCCGTTTAATCGGTGTGCAAGAAGCCACATCAGCGAGAAATGTAGGGAACAACTTGAGCCGAGGAGAAGCCGTGGCTTGGGAGCTCTTCAGCCCCATGCATCGCGTCCTCATCGTTGCGGTTGTTGCGGTCGCAACCGCCGATTTGAAGAAAACTCGCCAGATTTTTCAGCTTCGGCGCTCTGTAGAACTTAGG GATCAGGTGCTGTCAACCATGCAGCAGAAGCTTGATGATTTGTGTGAGCAGATGAATTCCATGAAGGATCAAGCAGATACCGGCACTGACAGATTGCTTCTCAAGAACAACGGCAATGACTGTGGTGCGACTGAATTATGCAGTTGTGGGTGCCAAATTCACAAACTGAATCATGAAAGCCCGGTCCCCAAACCAAATTGGAATCCATTAATTGAATCAAAG AAGAGCACGTCCGAGAAAGAATCTAGCCGAGATGAGATATTTAAGGTGCCCAATGTGAATGCAACCGAGCAAGAGGAGCGACGGATGTCTGACTTATCTGATTGGTGTTCGAGCGTGACATCTTCTGCAGACATCCAG cTGAATACACTAGCAATAGAACACGATATCTACAATCTCCAAAAGGCATGTGAAGAGAAGGATGCTACAATAAAGGAATTGGCTGCCATTGCCTGTGCATCTGATACTGCTGGTTCTGAAGATTGTCCTTCTTTCTTTTTAGCATTTACTGTCACAGAATATTCATTGCTTGATGTGGTATCTGTTTTCTGTGGATCACAGAGGATTTCAGAATTAGAAGACATTATCAGGAGGAAAAACATGATCATTTCAAAGGTTAAAAAGGATATGATGGTATTGGAACAGAAG GTGTTGCACCTAACAAGGCTTCGGAGACCATCTTTCTCTGCCTCAAACTCAAATAACATGCAGCCTCCAGTCATGGCACAAAATCTTCTTTATGACATGGATAGCAGCACTAGCCCTTCGTCATCTGACTCTGATTGCCCTGTCAATGCCAGAGGACGTCGAGGTTCCATCGATCATGAAAATCAGAACATTCGTTGTGAAGATGATTTACCTGCAAGGAAAACTCAGTTACCACCTTCAGAAAGGACTCCCATCCCTTTGCCAAAATCAACAAATGGGCATTTGAAACAGCGGGCAGTGAGCCCTCTTAAAGAGAATTCAATGAACCAAGGAGCCTACACAACTATGGGATTAAGACCAAGGCAATTGGCATCCTCTGTAGCTGATTCAAAGCGGACTAGGAGGCGCACTCAATCAAGTTCTAAGGATACGGCTCCACAGAAGAGATGGGTTTAG